A window of the Chitinivibrionia bacterium genome harbors these coding sequences:
- a CDS encoding YbgC/FadM family acyl-CoA thioesterase codes for MSIVNVRIYYEDTDLSGVVYHANYLRYMERGRTEYLREHHIDLDDYHADGIIFAVTEIKIQYRFPAKYGDYLTVQTELESVGSFQVAFKAEIFNQDGKLLTRGVAKVVAVDKNTGSAVVLPEKFTKIAEKILRENKDDA; via the coding sequence ATGAGTATAGTTAATGTCAGAATTTACTACGAAGACACCGATTTAAGCGGCGTTGTTTATCACGCAAATTACCTGAGATATATGGAACGCGGACGTACGGAGTATCTTCGCGAGCACCACATTGATTTGGACGATTATCACGCGGACGGAATTATTTTTGCGGTTACGGAAATTAAAATACAGTATCGCTTTCCCGCAAAATACGGCGATTATTTGACAGTGCAAACGGAATTGGAAAGCGTCGGCTCGTTTCAGGTGGCGTTTAAGGCGGAAATCTTTAATCAGGACGGGAAACTTCTTACGCGAGGTGTGGCGAAAGTTGTCGCGGTCGATAAAAATACGGGAAGCGCGGTAGTTTTGCCCGAAAAATTTACAAAAATCGCCGAAAAAATTTTAAGAGAGAACAAAGATGACGCATAA